Proteins found in one Pieris napi chromosome 6, ilPieNapi1.2, whole genome shotgun sequence genomic segment:
- the LOC125050490 gene encoding zinc finger protein 345-like, whose amino-acid sequence MGKLKACRICLQMDLRLENIQSNFLGLYYEIITGLNLNENELPGYFCYQCAALLKKFYSFRQKSLKGLEILQGVLETYGKITEDTMRKTEQKNSCSKSGLSTFNGFSINIFPEGVEEDTTVNEMNVSIEASHDFKNDNTALELYDLIKEEPCEKLNSDVDESYEDWLSDDEPLAVHKSIKKKIEKKKIVKEEIKEETVELPKTKTAKLKKSIKVNKKPVKLLRKDVIQPKQIQDFNFESYVDVITLTEEEQKEEISKRKESENYQSAPFKCELCFKVFLDTQTWQHHMKKHDVSSGRVQCEICKLRFKSQHCLNKHIMCHAKKYKCKYCPYISRNTTQAWNHVFWHQGVTYKCPHCDEQFSQWTSYLSHVRIKHPSDYICPHCGYSFVSQHGLNMHKSLMHRGVADLNEENKDLPFCSSCDMKFASEEAHKRHLVTAKKHILDSEKKNGCRECGEKFSSIDELRVHSRTAHTHKACDALLQRYKRNSDSRTWPTKCPHCSEEIANARQYWSHFRRNHPDEVYPVEKKYICDICGKSFRGNAFLTYHKRIHTGEKPFKCKQCDKRFFNRTNLLMHEKTHSEQRPYICCVCGKGFKSKGALDRHFRCHTGDRPYKCELCGKAFAQSNSCKVHVHTVHLKQPSPYISRARLQKRVKNLATDKQTVLYCT is encoded by the exons atggGAAAATTAAAAGCTTGTAGGATTTGTTTACAAATGGACCTCAGGCTGGAAAATATACAAtccaactttttgggtctatattatgaaataattacgGGGTTGAAC CTAAATGAAAACGAATTACCAGgatatttttgttatcaatGTGCTGCTTTATTGAAGAAATTCTATTCATTTAGACAGAAAAGCCTTAAAGGTCTAGAAATACTGCAAGGTGTTTTGGAGACTTATGGCAAG attACAGAAGATACTATGAGAAAAACAGAACAGAAAAATTCTTGTTCTAAATCTGGCTTGAGTACTTTTAATGgcttttcaataaatattttccctGAAGGAGTTGAAGAAGATACAACGGTAAATGAAATGAATGTATCTATTGAAGCCAGccatgattttaaaaatgacaATACTGCCTTAGAATTGTACGACTTAATCAAAGAAGAGCCTTGTGAAAAACTAAATAGTGATGTTGATGAAAGTTATGAAGATTGGTTAAGTGATGATGAGCCTCTTGCAGTACACAAgagtataaaaaagaaaatagaaaagaaaaagataGTCAAAGAAGAAATAAAGGAAGAAACAGTGGAG ctaccaaaaacaaaaaccgcaaaattaaaaaagtccaTAAAAGTGAATAAGAAACCAGTTAAACTTTTAAGAAAAGATGTAATTCAACCTAAACAAATCCAAGATTTCAATTTTGAGAGCTATGTCGATGTCATCACACTAACG gaagAAGAACAAAAAGAAGAAATAAGTAAACGTAAAGAATCAGAAAATTACCAAAGTGCACCATTTAAATGCGAGTTGtgttttaaagtttttctGGACACACAAACTTGGCAACACCATATGAAGAAACATGATGTG TCGTCGGGCCGAGTGCAGTGCGAAATATGTAAGTTGCGTTTCAAGTCGCAACATTGTCTTAACAAACATATAATGTGTCACGCGAAGAAGTACAAATGCAAATACTGCCCATACATTTCGCGAAACAC AACACAAGCGTGGAATCATGTATTTTGGCATCAAGGGGTTACGTATAAGTGTCCGCATTGCGATGAACAGTTTTC CCAATGGACGTCGTACCTCAGCCACGTGCGAATAAAGCATCCATCGGACTACATCTGCCCTCACTGCGGCTACTCTTTCGTGTCACAACACGGTCTTAACATGCACAAGAGTTTAATGCACCGCGGTGTCGCT GATCTGAATGAAGAAAACAAAGACCTGCCGTTCTGTTCATCCTGCGACATGAAGTTCGCATCGGAGGAGGCTCACAAGCGACACTTGGTGACAGCAAAAAAACATATACTGGACTCTGAGAAGAA GAATGGATGTCGAGAATGCGGTGAAAAGTTCTCTAGTATTGACGAACTGCGAGTACACTCGCGTACTGCGCACACGCACAAAGCGTGTGATGCTTTGCTTCAACGATATAAACGGAACTCTGATAGTCGCACTTGGCCCACTAAATGCCCGCAT TGCTCTGAAGAAATAGCAAACGCACGTCAGTACTGGTCGCACTTTAGACGGAACCATCCCGATGAAGTTTATCCCGTAGAGAAGAAATATATCTGTGATATCTGTGGAAAATCATTCCgg GGAAATGCCTTCCTGACCTATCACAAGCGGATCCATACCGGTGAAAAGCCCTTCAAATGCAAGCAATGTGATAAAAGATTCTTTAACCGAACTAATCTCTTGATGCACGAGAAAACACATTCTGAGCAGCGGCCTTATATCTGCTGTGTTTGTGGAAAAGGTTTCAAGAGTAAAGGGGCGCTTGATAGGCATTTCCGg TGTCACACGGGCGATAGACCATACAAATGTGAACTGTGCGGTAAAGCCTTCGCCCAATCCAATAGTTGTAAGGTCCATGTGCATACCGTACATCTCAAACAGCCCTCGCCATACATCAGCCGTGCTAGACTTCAGAAGAGGGTGAAGAATTTAGCAACGGACAAACAAACTGTATTATATTGTACATAA